From one Bifidobacterium sp. WK012_4_13 genomic stretch:
- a CDS encoding TenA family protein: protein MAILEWHAVAFKLSSRQIASKLWRHAASKGETMSFSQSLIQQEQPLLQANEQCSFIQDVVHGRLSREAMNYYIQQDLHYTDAETYVQTQLIAKSASIADQRLFTDQLQSHLQTVNELYESLSKTLHADWSLQRKQTIQPVTSFYREHLLSQTRDGDLLDMLTPFQAGIWMYVELGRYLASTGKVKPDNGFYQWVVDVQEPTLAGPDGISARFFAVMDREAESASEVQLKRARDNFHRSCLFEWYFWDAASRQLTWNDFENQALQASTMA from the coding sequence ATGGCGATCTTGGAATGGCATGCGGTTGCTTTCAAGTTGTCTTCACGCCAGATTGCGTCAAAACTGTGGCGACATGCCGCAAGCAAAGGGGAAACGATGTCATTCTCGCAATCATTGATTCAGCAGGAGCAACCATTGCTGCAAGCCAACGAACAGTGCAGTTTCATACAGGATGTGGTTCACGGCCGGCTTTCCAGGGAAGCGATGAACTATTACATTCAACAGGATCTGCATTATACGGACGCGGAAACCTATGTGCAGACGCAGCTGATCGCGAAGAGCGCGAGCATTGCGGACCAGCGGCTGTTCACCGACCAGTTGCAATCGCACTTACAGACTGTGAATGAGCTATATGAAAGCCTCTCGAAAACTTTGCACGCCGATTGGTCGCTGCAACGCAAGCAGACCATACAACCAGTCACAAGTTTCTACCGAGAACATCTGCTGTCGCAAACTCGCGACGGTGACCTTCTGGATATGCTGACACCCTTCCAAGCTGGAATCTGGATGTACGTTGAACTGGGCAGATACCTAGCGTCGACCGGTAAAGTCAAACCAGACAATGGCTTCTATCAATGGGTGGTGGATGTACAGGAGCCAACCTTGGCCGGGCCAGACGGCATATCGGCAAGGTTCTTTGCCGTGATGGACAGAGAGGCCGAGTCTGCGAGTGAAGTCCAGCTCAAGCGCGCACGCGACAACTTCCACCGCAGCTGCCTGTTCGAATGGTATTTCTGGGATGCTGCCAGCCGCCAGCTCACATGGAACGATTTTGAAAACCAAGCGTTGCAGGCGAGCACGATGGCCTGA
- a CDS encoding nucleotide pyrophosphohydrolase, protein MISDETIQAIRDFTTQRDWDQYHTPENLAKSISIEAAELLECFQWTTHRDRHEDAVNDTHVAEELADVLTYCIMMADRMGFDLDEIINAKLDMTKKKYPVNSVRDNFEAYQALHQSARSQTES, encoded by the coding sequence ATGATAAGCGATGAAACGATTCAGGCCATTCGTGACTTCACGACGCAACGCGATTGGGATCAATACCACACCCCCGAAAATCTAGCGAAATCAATCTCGATCGAGGCCGCCGAGCTACTTGAATGTTTTCAATGGACAACCCATCGCGATCGGCATGAAGACGCTGTCAACGACACTCATGTGGCGGAAGAGCTGGCTGACGTGCTGACGTATTGCATCATGATGGCCGATCGCATGGGGTTCGATCTCGATGAGATCATCAATGCAAAGCTCGATATGACCAAGAAGAAGTATCCGGTGAACTCGGTTCGAGATAATTTCGAAGCATACCAAGCACTGCATCAATCGGCGCGGTCGCAGACAGAAAGCTGA